Proteins co-encoded in one Flavivirga eckloniae genomic window:
- a CDS encoding DUF2147 domain-containing protein, with protein sequence MLKKGLLIVCFFISLSSSSQSIFGKWRTIDDVSKEAKSIVEIYKENGKIFGKIVQILNPEKKDALCKKCLGDEKDKPVLGLVLIKNMERDGEYYENGTIFDPEKGKTYKCRLGLTDNPNILQVRGYIAFLYATQYWERVIE encoded by the coding sequence ATGTTGAAGAAAGGTCTTTTAATAGTCTGTTTTTTTATTAGCCTAAGTTCTTCTTCTCAAAGTATTTTTGGAAAGTGGCGAACGATTGACGATGTGAGTAAAGAAGCAAAATCTATAGTAGAGATTTACAAAGAAAACGGAAAGATTTTTGGAAAAATAGTACAGATATTAAATCCAGAAAAAAAAGATGCTTTATGTAAAAAGTGTTTAGGCGATGAAAAGGATAAACCTGTTTTGGGGTTGGTATTAATTAAAAATATGGAGCGTGATGGCGAATATTATGAGAACGGAACGATTTTCGATCCGGAAAAAGGTAAAACGTATAAGTGTAGACTAGGATTAACAGATAATCCGAATATTCTACAAGTTAGAGGTTACATCGCCTTTTTATATGCAACCCAATATTGGGAACGTGTTATTGAATAA
- a CDS encoding YihY/virulence factor BrkB family protein, with the protein MTKPIEDKLDKIPVINVLVRFFKRIKLPGLEGLSFYDLLELYIIGIVKGALTTRASAIAFSFFMALFPFLLFVLIVIPYVPIDDFKIEFLTFLESFLPPNTSDFFFENIFENIDQRQRGGLLSSVFVLSIALMANGVNAVFSGFENSYHEQLTRNVFKQYLYALSIALILAFLLIVTIVVLGYFQIYVVQELFEVLEGQGYKVDSQNVLWTDLAKYAFFIMMVYLATATLYYFGTQEGRHSKFFSVGALFTTVLIILSSYLFGIYIENFGQYNKLYGSIGALLILLFYLWLNANILLLGYELNASLNKLRKQC; encoded by the coding sequence ATGACCAAACCCATTGAAGACAAGCTTGATAAGATTCCAGTAATAAATGTCTTGGTACGGTTTTTTAAACGAATTAAATTACCAGGTCTAGAAGGGTTGTCGTTTTACGATTTATTGGAATTGTATATTATTGGAATTGTAAAAGGAGCTTTAACAACTCGTGCCAGTGCCATTGCCTTTAGCTTTTTTATGGCATTATTTCCATTTTTGTTATTTGTACTAATTGTTATTCCGTACGTACCCATTGACGATTTTAAAATAGAGTTCCTAACTTTTTTAGAATCCTTTTTACCCCCAAATACATCCGATTTTTTCTTCGAAAATATCTTCGAAAATATAGATCAAAGACAACGTGGAGGTTTGTTATCATCTGTTTTTGTACTATCCATTGCTTTAATGGCAAACGGGGTAAATGCAGTGTTTTCCGGTTTCGAAAACTCGTATCACGAACAATTAACCCGTAACGTTTTTAAACAATATTTATATGCTTTGAGCATAGCATTGATACTGGCATTTCTACTTATTGTTACCATAGTGGTTTTAGGGTATTTTCAAATATATGTGGTACAAGAACTGTTTGAGGTGTTAGAAGGGCAGGGGTATAAAGTGGATAGCCAAAATGTACTGTGGACAGATTTGGCAAAATATGCTTTCTTTATTATGATGGTGTACTTGGCCACAGCAACGCTGTACTATTTCGGAACACAGGAAGGCAGACATTCTAAATTCTTTTCTGTAGGCGCCTTGTTTACAACTGTACTCATTATTCTGTCGTCATATTTATTTGGTATTTATATTGAAAATTTCGGGCAATACAATAAGCTTTATGGTTCCATTGGTGCATTATTAATTCTGTTGTTTTATTTGTGGCTAAATGCCAATATTTTATTGTTGGGCTACGAATTAAACGCCTCTTTAAATAAATTGCGTAAACAATGTTGA
- the nadC gene encoding carboxylating nicotinate-nucleotide diphosphorylase, with protein MITQEQFDTEVKMIIANAIREDVGDGDHSSLACIPENAKGRAKILVKDKGIIGGVNFAKKVLAYVDKNLKLDVRIEDGTEVTYGDVVMYIEGSSQSILKAERTVLNAMQRMSAIATKTRTFVDLVKGTNTKILDTRKTTPGIRVLEKWAVVIGGGENHRFALYDMIMLKDNHIDFAGGITKAIEMTKLYLRETNKDLKIMVEARNLMEVEEILKSDNIYRILLDNFDYEDTRKAVELIGNKCLIESSGNINETTIRHYAECGVNYISCGALTHSVYNMDISLKAIK; from the coding sequence ATGATAACACAAGAGCAGTTTGATACAGAAGTTAAAATGATAATTGCTAATGCTATACGAGAAGATGTTGGAGACGGAGATCATAGCTCTTTAGCTTGTATCCCTGAAAACGCAAAGGGTAGAGCAAAAATTTTAGTTAAAGACAAAGGTATTATAGGCGGGGTTAATTTTGCCAAAAAAGTACTGGCTTACGTAGATAAGAATTTAAAATTGGACGTGAGAATCGAAGATGGCACAGAAGTTACCTATGGTGATGTTGTTATGTATATTGAAGGGTCTTCGCAATCTATTTTAAAAGCAGAACGCACTGTTCTTAACGCTATGCAGCGTATGAGTGCGATAGCTACTAAAACAAGAACCTTTGTTGATTTGGTTAAAGGAACGAATACTAAAATTCTCGATACCCGTAAAACAACACCAGGAATTCGTGTTTTGGAAAAATGGGCTGTTGTGATTGGAGGTGGAGAAAACCACAGGTTTGCATTGTATGATATGATTATGCTTAAAGACAATCATATCGATTTTGCTGGCGGGATTACCAAGGCCATTGAAATGACAAAATTATATCTAAGAGAGACCAATAAGGATTTAAAGATTATGGTAGAGGCCAGAAATTTAATGGAGGTTGAAGAGATATTAAAAAGCGATAATATTTATAGAATATTACTTGACAATTTTGATTATGAAGATACCAGAAAAGCTGTAGAGCTAATTGGTAATAAATGTCTTATTGAATCTTCTGGTAATATAAATGAAACCACCATCAGGCATTATGCAGAATGTGGTGTAAACTATATTTCGTGCGGCGCTTTAACCCATTCTGTTTATAACATGGATATAAGTTTAAAAGCTATTAAATAG
- the rlmH gene encoding 23S rRNA (pseudouridine(1915)-N(3))-methyltransferase RlmH produces the protein MTIKLLTIGKTDNKELKSLIDEYTRRLGFYIKFSLEIIPDIKHVKNLSEEQQKQKEGELIISKLNTTDVLILLDEKGKQLDSIEFSNYLQKHMNSGIKQLVFVIGGPYGFSQEVYNKSNGKISLSKMTFSHQMVRLFIIEQLYRGFTILKNEPYHHR, from the coding sequence ATGACTATTAAACTTCTCACCATTGGAAAGACCGATAATAAGGAACTTAAATCCCTAATTGATGAATACACAAGGCGCTTAGGGTTTTATATAAAGTTTTCTTTAGAAATTATTCCAGATATAAAACATGTTAAAAATTTAAGTGAAGAACAGCAAAAACAAAAGGAAGGTGAACTCATTATAAGCAAACTGAATACCACGGATGTTTTAATTTTATTGGATGAAAAGGGTAAGCAACTGGACTCTATTGAATTTTCAAATTACTTACAAAAGCATATGAATTCTGGTATTAAACAACTGGTTTTTGTTATTGGTGGTCCTTACGGATTCTCTCAGGAAGTTTATAACAAATCTAATGGAAAAATATCCTTGTCTAAAATGACCTTTTCCCACCAAATGGTACGTTTATTTATTATTGAACAATTATATAGAGGGTTTACTATTTTAAAGAATGAACCTTATCATCATAGGTAA
- a CDS encoding DUF6520 family protein — MKRQSLKKVLPAFVFLLAIVASFAFTPAPNDVSGDVYIQRALPTNCELQTMSLPYGCSINNWGAQCTTFESGVTRDLYSRAWGLLCMDPYRLPL, encoded by the coding sequence ATGAAACGTCAATCTTTAAAAAAAGTTTTGCCTGCCTTTGTTTTTCTGCTGGCCATTGTAGCCTCATTTGCTTTTACACCTGCTCCAAATGATGTCTCGGGTGATGTATACATCCAGAGAGCCCTTCCAACCAATTGTGAACTACAAACAATGTCACTACCATACGGTTGCTCAATCAACAACTGGGGAGCGCAATGTACGACTTTTGAGTCAGGGGTAACTCGGGACTTATATTCTAGAGCCTGGGGACTTCTATGTATGGATCCATACAGGTTGCCTCTATAA
- a CDS encoding MauE/DoxX family redox-associated membrane protein, with amino-acid sequence MLLKNYFHYNVIKTYSKHKNSLLELICMLYILLFVYAAVSKLLVFDEFKIQIGQSPVLTAYAGWVVWIVPSVEILISLMLVIPRFRLPALYAAFMLMVMFTSYIFIVLNFSDFIPCSCGGVLEKLNWTEHLVFNIIFVVLAFIGVIILSPQKNDDNPKYVIKSLMPHKKPYALLFICMVCGVGLMFLLFSLSEHKIHRDNSFTRLFAGHPAIKSKELDLAYNSYYIAGADQGKIYLGNSISPFHLITLDTTLQNKETIRLTLDQDSLPYKSMQLRVIPPHFFLMDGVKSYIFRGNTTDWKASSVINKPVYFSQVEPIDSVSLLIRGVSSETRENVLGKVNLLESGKIDLTHDLLQKQIDGIFDTDGSLQYNRQLQKLVYTYYYRNQFIVADTNLQLSHLGKTIDTISHAQIEVGTIASKDQLKMAAPPLIVNRSSTTYGDYLFVNSKLIGKNEPKHIWKRASIIDVYNLVDNTYEFSFYVYGIKKDKLRSFRVLHDKFIGLVGNHIVTYQLNTNLFKNLLPDSKENVDPKI; translated from the coding sequence ATGTTGCTAAAAAATTATTTTCACTACAATGTTATAAAAACCTACAGTAAACATAAAAATAGTTTGTTAGAACTTATTTGTATGCTATATATACTATTGTTTGTATATGCCGCTGTAAGCAAACTTTTAGTTTTTGACGAATTTAAGATTCAAATAGGGCAATCTCCCGTTCTTACAGCTTATGCTGGGTGGGTGGTTTGGATAGTACCTTCTGTTGAGATCCTAATTTCATTAATGTTGGTCATTCCACGATTTAGGTTACCGGCCTTGTATGCTGCTTTTATGCTCATGGTCATGTTTACTTCCTATATTTTTATCGTTTTGAATTTTAGTGATTTTATTCCCTGTTCTTGTGGAGGTGTTTTGGAAAAATTGAATTGGACCGAGCATTTAGTATTTAATATCATTTTTGTTGTTCTTGCCTTTATTGGGGTTATAATATTAAGTCCACAAAAAAATGACGATAACCCTAAATATGTAATAAAGAGCCTTATGCCACATAAAAAACCATACGCTCTCCTTTTTATTTGTATGGTATGTGGTGTAGGGCTCATGTTTTTATTATTCTCTCTTTCAGAACATAAAATACACAGGGACAATAGTTTTACACGCCTGTTTGCTGGTCATCCTGCAATAAAATCAAAAGAATTGGATCTGGCTTACAACTCTTATTATATTGCCGGAGCCGACCAGGGGAAAATATATTTGGGAAACAGCATCTCTCCATTTCATTTGATTACTTTAGATACGACACTTCAGAACAAAGAAACCATTCGTTTGACTTTAGACCAAGACAGTCTTCCTTACAAATCTATGCAGCTCCGGGTAATCCCACCTCATTTTTTTCTTATGGATGGTGTTAAGTCTTATATTTTTAGGGGTAATACAACCGATTGGAAAGCTAGTTCTGTTATAAATAAACCAGTCTATTTTTCACAAGTAGAACCTATAGACTCAGTTAGCTTGCTTATTAGAGGCGTAAGCAGTGAGACCAGAGAAAATGTTCTGGGTAAAGTAAACCTTTTAGAATCAGGCAAGATTGACCTCACTCACGACCTGCTGCAAAAGCAAATCGACGGCATTTTTGATACCGATGGCTCCCTCCAATACAATCGCCAGTTACAAAAGTTGGTGTATACCTATTATTATCGTAATCAATTTATAGTTGCCGATACCAATCTCCAATTAAGCCATCTTGGAAAAACCATAGACACCATAAGCCATGCTCAAATAGAAGTGGGAACCATAGCATCTAAAGATCAGCTAAAAATGGCCGCACCACCTCTAATAGTAAATAGAAGTAGTACAACCTATGGCGACTACCTTTTTGTAAACTCTAAATTGATCGGGAAAAATGAGCCTAAACATATATGGAAACGGGCTTCAATTATTGATGTATACAACCTTGTAGATAACACTTACGAATTTAGCTTTTATGTTTATGGTATTAAAAAAGACAAACTAAGATCATTCAGGGTACTTCATGATAAGTTTATCGGGCTCGTTGGCAATCACATAGTAACTTACCAACTCAACACGAATCTGTTTAAGAATCTATTACCCGATTCAAAAGAGAACGTAGATCCCAAAATCTAG
- a CDS encoding RagB/SusD family nutrient uptake outer membrane protein, protein MRFKYRDTMLYQWFFALAFRGYNLLHSIILMGCLTACTDFVEVDLPKNQLSSESIFEDVSMTESAIYGVYYQMRTSGLVSGDGLNVSMGVYTDELDYYKLGRGEALENYQNHTVGANDLIIADLWNNAYTQVYTVNAIIEGVEGSVSFTSEDKDLFKGEALFVRSYLHLLLVEFFGDIPYITGTDYVENRTATRMSRALVYDRIIEDLKLAIDLLPDYDISGERIRPYAAVAKAVLARAYLYTEQWGLAEAMADQVINEFGAFLEPDLNKVFLKEASGTIWQFKPNADGNNTSEGTRFIFATGPPLNIAMSDLLFDAFEPGDLRQSSWVKEVNNTTNTQTWHHAFKYKEQGNTDSSVEYSVQLRLAEQYLIRAESRAHLDDISGAQADINAIRNRAGLSDTYAATLNELLDAILHERRVELFTEQGHRWFDLKRMGKAAEVLGAIKPNWKDTHVLLPIPDAELTLNPNLLPQNKGY, encoded by the coding sequence ATGAGATTTAAATACAGAGATACAATGCTATATCAATGGTTTTTTGCCTTAGCTTTCCGAGGGTACAATCTATTACACTCAATTATTTTAATGGGATGTTTAACAGCCTGTACAGATTTTGTAGAGGTAGATCTACCAAAAAACCAACTATCGTCCGAGTCCATTTTTGAAGATGTATCAATGACGGAGTCCGCGATCTATGGAGTCTACTATCAAATGCGCACCAGTGGATTGGTATCTGGTGACGGTTTGAATGTCTCTATGGGTGTATATACCGATGAGTTGGATTATTACAAGCTTGGTCGGGGAGAAGCGCTAGAGAATTACCAGAACCATACCGTAGGAGCAAACGACCTTATTATTGCAGATTTGTGGAACAATGCCTATACCCAAGTTTATACGGTCAATGCAATTATAGAAGGGGTTGAGGGTTCAGTGAGTTTTACCTCAGAAGATAAGGATCTATTTAAAGGAGAAGCTTTGTTTGTAAGATCTTATCTGCATCTATTGCTTGTAGAATTCTTTGGAGACATTCCCTATATTACTGGGACAGATTATGTAGAAAATCGAACCGCAACGCGTATGTCCAGAGCTTTGGTTTACGATCGCATTATAGAAGATCTAAAGTTGGCTATAGACTTGTTACCTGATTATGATATTAGTGGCGAGCGTATACGTCCCTATGCTGCAGTTGCAAAAGCAGTACTTGCTCGAGCTTATTTATATACTGAGCAATGGGGCTTGGCAGAAGCGATGGCAGATCAGGTTATTAATGAATTTGGGGCTTTTTTGGAACCTGATTTAAACAAGGTCTTTCTAAAAGAGGCTTCCGGAACGATCTGGCAATTTAAACCAAATGCCGATGGCAATAATACTAGTGAGGGAACAAGGTTTATATTCGCAACCGGACCTCCATTAAATATAGCGATGAGCGATCTCTTATTTGATGCATTTGAACCTGGTGATCTGCGCCAATCTTCTTGGGTGAAAGAAGTTAATAATACTACAAATACACAAACATGGCACCATGCTTTTAAGTATAAGGAACAAGGTAATACTGATAGTTCTGTAGAATATTCGGTACAGTTGCGTTTGGCGGAACAATATTTAATTCGTGCAGAATCGAGAGCACACCTGGATGACATCTCTGGAGCGCAAGCCGATATAAATGCTATCAGAAACCGAGCTGGCTTGAGCGATACATATGCCGCTACGTTAAATGAATTGCTAGATGCTATTTTGCATGAACGTCGTGTCGAATTGTTTACAGAACAAGGACACCGTTGGTTCGATTTAAAACGTATGGGTAAAGCCGCCGAAGTATTAGGAGCAATCAAACCCAATTGGAAGGACACTCATGTATTGTTGCCCATTCCTGATGCGGAGTTAACGCTTAATCCGAATTTATTGCCGCAGAATAAAGGCTACTAA
- a CDS encoding SusC/RagA family TonB-linked outer membrane protein — protein sequence MRTFILLFCVTFFSFTPKHTNSQNTKVVIDSTMEVTVYKVFDIITKADFSFFYEEDWFKDYPKVVLKKGTIRVKKLLNTCIPTEAFDLKIVGKSIFIKKKTNEDKNSQRRFFGVVKNQAGQAIMDATVLIKGSGKGTVTNSDGRFSITEAHPKTVLVFSSLGYKTEEITIGNQNSINITLEEDVYKLETVEIVGHYYERSQRENPGSVYKIEAKTIERQPVSNPLAAMNGYIPGVNIVQNTGLPGSGYKIEIRGKNFINADTEPLYIVDGVPYSSKSLSFPLVNSILPKESPLSLINPIDIESVEVLKDADATAIYGSRGANGVVLIKTKRGKEGKTRIRVNVSTGLASVPRFINLLNTEQYLNMRLEALANDGYTPETAPDAIQEIMPDLFDWDQNRYTDWQEELIGGTANRNMGQISFSGGNEQTQFLFSGSYQNETTVFPGNSKYGKASVQSNINHQSPDERFQVNVLTNYVVDDNRLPLGELTVEAYNLAPNAPDLYNDQGNLNWNGWTLSLVDNPLRLLEGEYRAKNKSLLLSTVISYNPIPDLEFKANLGYTDYRREEYKASRHTMFNPDFGFTSANGSSIVTNNASRQSWNVEPQVKWEKNWGEANFNILVGTTFQQRLTHQVSITGQGFQNNNQILDVFAAIEIEDGIDQESKYNYHAIFGRLNFKWAGKYIMNLTGRRDGSSRFGPGRQFGNFGAVGAAWIFSEETFLEDYEFLSYGKLRTSYGVTGSDNIGDYGFYNTYDTFTLNDRSYIASILLPNKLFNPTFGWEETTKFEVGLELGFLKDRVLFTTAWYSNRSSNQLIGIPLPRTTGFNSVNANFDATVENTGFEIDFRSTNVEKNDFKWTTTFNISIPKNKLVRFDGLEQSTFADQFVVGQPLSIQKLYHATGVDPETGVYQFEDYNKDGDIDPSALSEDRQWIEDTSPEFHGGLNNSFSYKNLNLDIFFQFKKQRGTNVFYNSSYPGDFFNQPESVLNRWQKNGDVAPVQRYSVVGSEAISAFSNYRNSSAMYTDTSFIRLRNVSLSYTIPKAFIPGLDANIFFQGQNLLTITKSLKADPEHSGVMTLPVLRHFTVGLELSF from the coding sequence ATGCGCACATTTATACTGTTGTTTTGTGTCACATTTTTCAGTTTTACACCAAAACATACTAACTCTCAAAACACCAAGGTTGTTATAGATTCAACCATGGAGGTGACCGTTTATAAGGTATTCGATATTATTACAAAAGCGGATTTTTCGTTCTTTTATGAAGAAGATTGGTTTAAAGACTATCCTAAAGTTGTGCTCAAAAAAGGAACTATTCGTGTTAAAAAGTTATTAAATACCTGTATTCCAACCGAGGCTTTTGATCTCAAGATAGTGGGGAAAAGTATTTTTATTAAGAAAAAAACAAATGAAGATAAAAACTCACAACGAAGATTTTTTGGTGTAGTTAAAAATCAGGCTGGTCAAGCCATAATGGACGCTACCGTTTTAATAAAAGGATCGGGTAAAGGAACTGTCACCAATTCCGATGGTCGGTTTAGCATTACTGAAGCTCACCCAAAAACAGTTTTAGTATTCTCATCATTAGGTTATAAAACAGAGGAGATCACAATCGGTAATCAAAATAGTATTAATATTACCCTAGAAGAAGATGTCTATAAATTAGAAACTGTAGAAATCGTGGGGCACTACTATGAAAGATCTCAACGAGAGAATCCAGGAAGTGTTTATAAAATAGAAGCTAAAACCATAGAAAGGCAACCCGTATCTAATCCGTTAGCAGCTATGAATGGTTATATTCCGGGAGTCAATATTGTTCAAAACACAGGACTTCCCGGTAGCGGTTATAAGATTGAGATACGTGGTAAAAACTTTATAAATGCAGATACAGAACCACTTTACATCGTAGATGGTGTTCCTTATAGTTCCAAATCATTGTCATTTCCTCTTGTTAATTCTATCTTACCAAAAGAAAGCCCGCTTAGTTTAATAAATCCTATTGATATTGAAAGCGTTGAAGTGTTAAAGGATGCAGATGCCACGGCTATTTATGGCTCACGTGGCGCCAATGGTGTAGTGCTTATCAAGACTAAAAGAGGTAAAGAAGGAAAAACCCGAATTAGAGTTAATGTCTCTACGGGACTGGCAAGCGTGCCTCGTTTTATAAATTTATTAAATACAGAGCAATATTTAAACATGCGATTGGAAGCGCTTGCTAATGATGGTTACACACCTGAAACGGCACCGGATGCTATACAAGAAATTATGCCGGACTTATTTGATTGGGATCAAAATCGTTATACAGATTGGCAAGAGGAGCTTATAGGAGGTACAGCTAATCGGAATATGGGACAGATATCTTTTTCAGGAGGTAATGAACAGACACAGTTTTTATTTAGTGGCAGTTATCAAAATGAAACTACAGTATTTCCCGGAAATTCAAAATATGGAAAGGCTTCGGTACAAAGCAATATAAACCACCAATCACCAGATGAGCGTTTTCAGGTAAATGTCTTAACGAATTATGTTGTTGACGATAATCGTCTCCCGCTTGGTGAGCTTACAGTAGAAGCCTATAACTTGGCACCAAATGCTCCGGACCTTTATAATGACCAAGGCAATTTGAATTGGAATGGATGGACTCTATCATTAGTAGATAACCCATTGAGGCTATTAGAAGGGGAATATCGAGCAAAGAATAAAAGTCTTCTATTGAGCACAGTGATTTCTTATAACCCCATACCTGATCTGGAATTCAAGGCCAATTTAGGTTACACAGATTACCGCAGGGAGGAGTATAAGGCATCTCGACATACGATGTTTAATCCTGATTTTGGGTTTACAAGTGCTAATGGGTCGTCGATTGTTACTAATAATGCCTCGCGCCAATCCTGGAATGTGGAACCACAGGTTAAGTGGGAAAAGAACTGGGGCGAAGCTAATTTTAATATTCTGGTAGGAACCACATTCCAGCAACGTTTAACACACCAGGTTAGTATAACGGGACAAGGGTTTCAAAATAACAATCAAATCCTGGATGTTTTCGCAGCCATTGAAATCGAAGATGGGATAGATCAAGAATCCAAATATAATTACCATGCCATATTTGGGAGACTAAATTTTAAATGGGCAGGGAAGTATATTATGAATCTTACAGGTCGACGGGATGGCTCCAGTCGGTTTGGACCTGGCAGACAATTTGGTAATTTTGGCGCTGTTGGAGCAGCCTGGATCTTTTCAGAAGAAACTTTCTTAGAAGATTATGAGTTTTTAAGTTATGGGAAGCTCCGTACCAGTTATGGGGTTACAGGTAGTGATAATATAGGGGATTATGGCTTTTATAATACCTACGATACTTTTACTTTGAATGATAGAAGTTATATCGCATCAATACTACTGCCAAACAAGTTATTCAATCCAACATTTGGATGGGAAGAAACCACAAAGTTTGAAGTAGGTCTGGAATTGGGCTTTTTAAAAGATCGCGTACTATTTACAACTGCATGGTACAGTAATCGCTCTTCAAACCAACTGATTGGAATTCCTTTACCTAGAACTACTGGTTTTAATTCTGTGAATGCCAACTTTGATGCTACGGTAGAAAATACAGGTTTCGAAATAGACTTTCGGTCTACAAATGTTGAAAAGAACGATTTTAAATGGACCACAACTTTTAATATTTCGATACCCAAAAACAAGCTGGTAAGATTTGATGGGTTGGAGCAGTCTACTTTTGCAGATCAGTTTGTAGTTGGGCAGCCCTTAAGTATTCAGAAGCTGTATCATGCAACCGGTGTCGATCCGGAGACAGGTGTGTATCAGTTTGAAGATTATAATAAAGATGGCGATATAGATCCAAGTGCTCTTTCGGAAGATCGCCAATGGATTGAGGATACATCTCCAGAGTTTCATGGAGGTCTTAACAATAGTTTTAGTTATAAAAACCTGAACTTGGATATATTTTTCCAGTTTAAGAAACAAAGAGGAACTAATGTTTTCTATAATTCAAGTTATCCTGGCGATTTTTTTAATCAACCCGAGTCTGTATTAAATCGCTGGCAGAAAAATGGAGATGTGGCTCCGGTACAGAGATATAGTGTCGTAGGTAGTGAGGCAATATCTGCTTTTTCTAATTATCGTAATAGTAGTGCGATGTATACGGACACTTCCTTTATCCGACTAAGAAATGTCTCTTTAAGTTATACTATTCCAAAAGCGTTCATTCCTGGATTGGATGCCAATATCTTTTTCCAAGGACAGAACCTCTTAACGATTACAAAATCCCTAAAGGCAGATCCGGAACACTCAGGAGTCATGACGCTTCCTGTGTTGCGACACTTTACAGTAGGATTAGAACTAAGTTTTTAA
- a CDS encoding FecR family protein, translated as MNNSDKIKSLSEKIVASLLKGEAPIDLEEFNELTEDDKEYILSSIKNKSKREERLELRKKINKQKAWETIIGKEKQSYFKPKTFWYRAIAASIVILIGIVFLLNKNEGLQIDTVVTAENNIKIGTDQAILTLDDGSEVYLEKGQVYQSGNVNSNGEEIIYLADHLETRTKDIAYNILTVPRGGQFQIKLSDGTKIWLNSESQLKYPVTFNGMENRRVELIYGEAYLDVSPSTLHQGAKFNVYNQYQEVEVLGTEFNIKAYKDETNIYTTLVEGKVLVKTNTYTSLVEDKVLVDFQDKKQHLVPGQQLNLDIQNNNLSVTTVDNTYKDISWKKGKFSFRKKTLKNIMKDLSRWYDMKVIFENKETEDKVFTGSFKKSFSIEEVMTFIKHSNSINDYYIKDKTLTIIR; from the coding sequence ATGAACAATTCAGATAAAATCAAATCACTTTCGGAGAAGATTGTAGCTTCGTTATTAAAAGGTGAAGCCCCAATTGATTTAGAGGAATTTAATGAGCTTACCGAAGATGATAAAGAATACATCCTTTCCAGTATAAAAAATAAAAGCAAAAGAGAAGAACGTCTAGAACTTAGAAAGAAAATAAATAAACAAAAAGCCTGGGAAACGATAATCGGTAAAGAAAAACAAAGTTACTTCAAACCAAAAACGTTTTGGTATAGAGCGATTGCGGCATCTATAGTCATTTTAATTGGCATTGTATTTCTTTTAAATAAAAATGAAGGGTTGCAAATTGATACAGTAGTTACAGCAGAAAACAATATTAAAATAGGCACAGACCAAGCAATTTTAACATTGGATGACGGTTCTGAAGTGTATTTAGAAAAAGGTCAAGTTTACCAATCAGGTAACGTTAATAGTAACGGTGAAGAAATAATATATCTGGCAGACCACTTAGAAACAAGAACAAAAGATATTGCTTATAACATATTAACGGTTCCTCGAGGGGGGCAGTTTCAAATAAAACTATCAGATGGTACTAAAATCTGGCTAAATTCTGAGTCCCAACTAAAATATCCAGTAACATTTAATGGTATGGAAAATAGGCGAGTGGAGCTTATTTATGGCGAAGCCTATTTAGATGTGTCACCAAGTACATTACACCAAGGAGCGAAGTTTAATGTGTACAATCAATATCAAGAAGTCGAAGTTTTAGGAACCGAGTTTAATATCAAGGCCTATAAAGATGAAACAAATATTTATACCACTTTAGTAGAAGGCAAGGTGCTTGTTAAAACAAATACTTATACCTCTTTAGTGGAAGACAAAGTACTTGTTGACTTCCAAGATAAAAAACAACATCTTGTGCCTGGCCAACAATTAAATCTAGACATCCAAAATAACAACTTAAGCGTAACAACAGTTGACAATACGTACAAAGACATCTCTTGGAAAAAAGGCAAATTTAGTTTCAGAAAAAAAACCTTAAAAAATATCATGAAAGACCTTTCCCGTTGGTATGATATGAAAGTGATATTTGAAAACAAAGAAACGGAAGATAAAGTGTTTACGGGGTCATTTAAGAAAAGCTTTTCAATAGAAGAGGTCATGACATTCATTAAACACTCAAATAGCATCAATGACTATTATATAAAAGATAAAACATTAACTATTATTAGGTAG